A genomic window from Solanum stenotomum isolate F172 chromosome 10, ASM1918654v1, whole genome shotgun sequence includes:
- the LOC125841932 gene encoding histidine decarboxylase-like isoform X2, with the protein MKLQLAVIEPGLGSGVSSPDYILDSYLKTLTQRVKYHLGFPENICYDHHVALAPLLQFHLNNCGDPFTENPVDFHSKDFEVAVLDWFAKLWEIEKDEYWGYVTHGGTEGNLHGIWIGRELLHNGILYASKDSHYSVFKAARLYKIDLEMINTSTHGEMNYSDLRAKLLHNKDKPAIININIGTTFKGAVDDIDVILQILEDCGYSHDKFYIHCDAALHGLIVPFIKNVISFKKPIGSVTISGHKFLGCPIPCGVQITRKSHIAYLSRNVEYIASMDATISGSRNGLTPILLWYSLSSKGQIGIQQDVKRCLNNARYLKDRLQQANISVMLNELSTIVVLERPHDHEFTRHWLLSCVRHIAHVIVMPSITRETLDDFFIDLVLKRKMWYQDVSVKPPCVADEIGAQNCSCALHNG; encoded by the exons ATGAAATTGCAACTAGCCGTGATAGAGCCTGGGTTGGGAAGTGGTGTTTCTTCACCTGACTATATATTGGATAGTTATTTAAAGACACTTACACAAAGAGTCAAATATCATCTTG GTTTTCCAGAGAACATATGTTATGATCACCACGTTGCTTTAGCTCCACTTTTGCAATTTCACTTAAATAATTGTGGTGATCCTTTCACGGAAAACCCTGTGGATTTTCATTCAAAAGATTTTGAAGTGGCTGTTTTGGATTGGTTTGCCAAATTATGGGAAATTGAGAAGGATGAATATTGGGGTTATGTTACTCATGGTGGCACAGAAGGCAATCTTCATGGAATTTGGATAGG gCGAGAGTTACTTCATAATGGAATCTTATACGCATCAAAAGATTCTCATTATTCAGTCTTCAAAGCTGCAAGATTGTACAAAATAGATTTGGAAATGATCAACACATCAACACATGGAGAGATGAATTATTCTGATTTGAGAGCAAAATTGCTTCATAACAAAGACAAACCAgcaattataaatattaatattg GAACTACATTCAAAGGGGCTGTTGATGACATTGATGTTATTCTTCAAATACTTGAAGATTGTGGTTATTCCCATGATAAGTTTTACATCCATTGTGATGCAGCCCTACATGGACTTATTGTCCCTTTCATTAAAAAT GTGATTAGCTTTAAGAAGCCAATTGGGAGTGTCACAATATCAGGTCACAAGTTCTTAGGATGTCCAATTCCTTGTGGAGttcaaataacaagaaaaagtCACATCGCTTATCTCTCAAGAAATGTGGAATACATTGCTTCTATGGATGCCACAATTTCTGGAAGTCGAAATGGTTTAACTCCAATTTTGTTGTGGTATAGTTTGAGTTCTAAAGGTCAAATTGGGATACAACAAGATGTTAAGAGATGCCTCAACAATGCTAGATATTTGAAAGACCGTCTTCAACAAGCAAATATTAGTGTCATGCTTAATGAGTTGAGCACTATAGTTGTGCTTGAGAGGCCTCATGATCATGAATTTACTCGTCATTGGCTACTATCTTGCGTGAGGCATATTGCACATGTTATTGTTATGCCAAGTATCACAAGAGAAACATTAGACGATTTCTTCATTGATTTAGTgctgaaaagaaaaatgtggTACCAAGATGTAAGTGTTAAGCCTCCTTGTGTTGCAGATGAAATTGGTGCTCAAAATTGTTCATGCGCTCTTCATAATGGTTAG
- the LOC125841932 gene encoding histidine decarboxylase-like isoform X1, translating to MMMLCTKMMSKIMASLPSENIVNGNIKKVVKVTPPGPRMKLQLAVIEPGLGSGVSSPDYILDSYLKTLTQRVKYHLGFPENICYDHHVALAPLLQFHLNNCGDPFTENPVDFHSKDFEVAVLDWFAKLWEIEKDEYWGYVTHGGTEGNLHGIWIGRELLHNGILYASKDSHYSVFKAARLYKIDLEMINTSTHGEMNYSDLRAKLLHNKDKPAIININIGTTFKGAVDDIDVILQILEDCGYSHDKFYIHCDAALHGLIVPFIKNVISFKKPIGSVTISGHKFLGCPIPCGVQITRKSHIAYLSRNVEYIASMDATISGSRNGLTPILLWYSLSSKGQIGIQQDVKRCLNNARYLKDRLQQANISVMLNELSTIVVLERPHDHEFTRHWLLSCVRHIAHVIVMPSITRETLDDFFIDLVLKRKMWYQDVSVKPPCVADEIGAQNCSCALHNG from the exons ATGATGATGCTTTGCACTAAAATGATGAGCAAAATAATGGCATCTCTTCCAAGTGAGAATATTGTGAATGGCAACATCAAGAAAGTAGTAAAGGTGACACCACCAGGGCCAAGAATGAAATTGCAACTAGCCGTGATAGAGCCTGGGTTGGGAAGTGGTGTTTCTTCACCTGACTATATATTGGATAGTTATTTAAAGACACTTACACAAAGAGTCAAATATCATCTTG GTTTTCCAGAGAACATATGTTATGATCACCACGTTGCTTTAGCTCCACTTTTGCAATTTCACTTAAATAATTGTGGTGATCCTTTCACGGAAAACCCTGTGGATTTTCATTCAAAAGATTTTGAAGTGGCTGTTTTGGATTGGTTTGCCAAATTATGGGAAATTGAGAAGGATGAATATTGGGGTTATGTTACTCATGGTGGCACAGAAGGCAATCTTCATGGAATTTGGATAGG gCGAGAGTTACTTCATAATGGAATCTTATACGCATCAAAAGATTCTCATTATTCAGTCTTCAAAGCTGCAAGATTGTACAAAATAGATTTGGAAATGATCAACACATCAACACATGGAGAGATGAATTATTCTGATTTGAGAGCAAAATTGCTTCATAACAAAGACAAACCAgcaattataaatattaatattg GAACTACATTCAAAGGGGCTGTTGATGACATTGATGTTATTCTTCAAATACTTGAAGATTGTGGTTATTCCCATGATAAGTTTTACATCCATTGTGATGCAGCCCTACATGGACTTATTGTCCCTTTCATTAAAAAT GTGATTAGCTTTAAGAAGCCAATTGGGAGTGTCACAATATCAGGTCACAAGTTCTTAGGATGTCCAATTCCTTGTGGAGttcaaataacaagaaaaagtCACATCGCTTATCTCTCAAGAAATGTGGAATACATTGCTTCTATGGATGCCACAATTTCTGGAAGTCGAAATGGTTTAACTCCAATTTTGTTGTGGTATAGTTTGAGTTCTAAAGGTCAAATTGGGATACAACAAGATGTTAAGAGATGCCTCAACAATGCTAGATATTTGAAAGACCGTCTTCAACAAGCAAATATTAGTGTCATGCTTAATGAGTTGAGCACTATAGTTGTGCTTGAGAGGCCTCATGATCATGAATTTACTCGTCATTGGCTACTATCTTGCGTGAGGCATATTGCACATGTTATTGTTATGCCAAGTATCACAAGAGAAACATTAGACGATTTCTTCATTGATTTAGTgctgaaaagaaaaatgtggTACCAAGATGTAAGTGTTAAGCCTCCTTGTGTTGCAGATGAAATTGGTGCTCAAAATTGTTCATGCGCTCTTCATAATGGTTAG